The nucleotide window GGCAGTGGTGTGGAGAACTGCTTTGGGTTTTCCTGTACTACCAGAGGTGTAAAGTATGAACAGGGGATCTTCAGAGTCCATCTCCTCAACTGGACATTCATCTGGTTCCCCTTCCAGGAGTGTTTCGTAGAAGATTTCCTTACCACTCAATTCAGACATGTGGATGGGGTTTCCAGCGTGCTGCACCACAATGGTGGTTTCAATGGTGTGGCACTTTAAGAGGGCCTCGTCTGCGATCTTTTTAAGGTCTATAACTTTACCCCGGCGGAAGGTTCCATCGGCAGTTATGAGAACCTTGGCCTGGGCATCGTTCATTCGCTCCACAAATGCACCCACACTCAGTCCCGAATAAACCACGCTGTGAACTGCCCCTATCTTGTTACAGGCCAGCATGGAGACTAAGAGTTCCGGGCACATTGGCATGTACATGGAAACCGTATCACCCTTTTCTACGCCCAGATTCTTCAGGGCGTTGGCCATTTTATTCACTTCACGGTAAAGCTCGTAGTAGGTGAGTTTTTTCTCATCACCCCTCTCATTGGCGTAGAGAATAGCCACCTGATTCCTTTTATCAGTATGTATCCAGCGGTCAACTGCATTGTAGGCCAGGTTTATTTTTCCATTGGTAAACCATTTGTAGAATGGTTTCTGGCTTTCATCCAGGACTTTATCCCATTTCTGAAACCATTCAAACTGTTCTGCCTTTTCAGCCCAGTACTTCTCAATGTCTTTACCCTTCTCTATTTCTGCCTCCCAGTTTTTGACGTGGGCTTCTTCAACCAGCATGTAATTAGGTTTAAACACTTTTTTCTCATTATTCGAGTTATTACCGCTTTTTACCATGTTTTCACCCTTTGAAGTTTTTATTTATCAGTATTTACAGAAAATAACCGATTTTGTTGGTTAAATTTCATTCAATAGATCTTCCTAAACTAGCTTAATCCCAATACTCATAATAATTCATTATTTTTTATTACGAAAAGGGGTTAGACCACTTTCATGATAAATTAGTTCTTGGTTTAATTTTGGAATTAAAACTATTTAGAAATGCTTTTTTCCAGGAATTTGACTGACTTTTTAAAATAAAACACAATTTTTTAACAATCACTCAACGATCTACACAACTTAACATACACTCAGTTTTCGGTCCATTGAAGCCATTGGTAACATTCTAACACTCTTTAGAGACCTTAAGAAGTATATAAATGCTACTATTTAGGAGAACTTTTACAAATTTTTAGAGAGTATTTGTTTAGTATAAACCATTAAAAGTAATAAATAAGGTAGAATAATTAATGTGCAAAATTAGTTTCTTTATGTGAAAAATTAGTTTCGAGGTTTAGGTAAGCTTTATCCATTCATAAAAACCAGTTTATATGTGGAATAGCAAATAAATAGCAAATAAATTTTCCATGTAAGGTAGAATCACATGAGCAAAAATGAAGATGATTTAGACATAACATTTATAACCGGTAACCAACACAAAATAAAAGAAGCTCAAGGAATATTCCACCAGTTCGATATTCAGGTGGAACACATAGACCTTGGATACCCTGAAATACAGGGAGAGCTTATAGATGTGGCTCGCTTTGGCGCAAAAGATGCTGCCAGGCGGCTGGGAAGACCAGTTATTGTTGAAGATGCGGGTCTGTTTATAAAAGCTCTCAAATGGTTTCCAGGTACCTATTCGTCATATGTGCAGGATACCGTGGGCAATCAAGGCATTTTAAAACTGATGAACAGTGTCGAAGACCGTTACGCTGAGTTCAGGTCGGTAATTGGATATGCAACACCCAAGACCGAGCCCAAGACTTTTTTAGGCGTAGTCGGTGGACATATAGCGCATCAGGAAAAAGGAAAGCATGGTTTCGCTTACGATCCACTTTTCATACCAGAAGGATACAACCTGACCTTTGGTGAACTCACACGGGATGAAAAAAATGAATTCTCCCATCGCCGCAGGTCACTGGAAAGTTTCGCCCTTTGGTATAAAGATCTCATAAACAGTGAATAACCAGCTGAGAGCTTGAATTGAAAATTATTATCTAAAAGCTATAAACTGTATTAAATTAAGCTAATTTAGATTAATAGAAATAATTTAGATTAATAGGAATCATAAGAGGTGATTTGATGGCAGCAAAGCCTGATTGGGTTGAATATACAACCGAAGAAATAGAAGAAATTATATTAAAACTGAGAAAAGAAGGAAAATCAACCAGTGTCATTGGAGTTATATTAAGAGATCAGTACGGAATTCCTGATGTTAAAAGTGTAACCGATATGAAGATAACCAAAATCCTGGAAAAACACGACCAAGGCGAAGAATACCCTGAGGATCTGATGAACCTCATCCGTAAGGCAGTTAACATCCGGGACCACCTTAAAGAAAACCCAAAGGACCTGCACACCAAAAGGGGTCTACAGTTAGTGGAATCCAGAATCAGGAGACTAGTAAAATACTACACCCGAGAAGGAGTCCTCCCTGAAGGATGGAGATATGACCCTCAAAAAGCAGCATTACTTGTTAAATAGAGCTGAAGAAGCTTGCACGCTCCTGAAGGAGCACCTGGATCAGGATCATGTGGTGAGAGTTATCTCCCACAATGATGCTGATGGTATATCCGCTGCAGGTGTTATCTGCAACGCCATCTCCCAGGAAGGTGGGAAATTCCATGTTACCATGGTCCCCCGCCTTAATGAGGAAACCCTGGACCGACTTTCCAGGGAGAAATACAAACTTTTCTTTTTCTGTGACATGGGCAGTGGTTACGTGAAGAGGATTGGCCGGCTCAGGGGCCAGGCTGTAATCGCTGACCATCACCAGACTATGGACAGTGATGGAGATGATGAGGAAACCCTGGTGCACGTGAACCCCCACCTGTTCGGACTGGACGGAACCCGGGACGTGAGTGCATCTGGAGTGACTTATCTCACTGTGAAACCCCTTGAAAAAGTGGAACTATCAGGACTAGCCCTGGTTGGTGCTTTTGGGGATATGCAGTATGCTGATGGGTTTACTGGTGTGAACCAGACCATGCTCAAAGAGGCAACTGAATCAGGAGTGGTTACAGAACACGAGGATCTGAAAATATCCTCCAAAGATGACCCGCTTTACAAAGCCCTGGCCCACACATTCAAACCAGCAATCCCGGGAATCTCCGGAA belongs to Methanobacterium sp. Maddingley MBC34 and includes:
- a CDS encoding non-canonical purine NTP pyrophosphatase, RdgB/HAM1 family (PFAM: Ham1 family~TIGRFAM: non-canonical purine NTP pyrophosphatase, RdgB/HAM1 family); translated protein: MSKNEDDLDITFITGNQHKIKEAQGIFHQFDIQVEHIDLGYPEIQGELIDVARFGAKDAARRLGRPVIVEDAGLFIKALKWFPGTYSSYVQDTVGNQGILKLMNSVEDRYAEFRSVIGYATPKTEPKTFLGVVGGHIAHQEKGKHGFAYDPLFIPEGYNLTFGELTRDEKNEFSHRRRSLESFALWYKDLINSE
- a CDS encoding ribosomal protein S15P/S13E (PFAM: Ribosomal S13/S15 N-terminal domain; Ribosomal protein S15), which gives rise to MAAKPDWVEYTTEEIEEIILKLRKEGKSTSVIGVILRDQYGIPDVKSVTDMKITKILEKHDQGEEYPEDLMNLIRKAVNIRDHLKENPKDLHTKRGLQLVESRIRRLVKYYTREGVLPEGWRYDPQKAALLVK